Genomic segment of Mytilus edulis chromosome 12, xbMytEdul2.2, whole genome shotgun sequence:
GGAAAAGAAGGGCGCTCTTCATGGAGCTTATATTGAACGCTTTTCAAGGGgtaattattcattttgtaaaCTACAAGAAGCTACTTTAAGACTAGTACTAGATATCTTGTACATAATTGACATACATAAATAAAGATCGGAAAGAAAATAAGCAAATGTGCTTTTTGTATTGTAGCTTTTGACGTACGTCTCCccacaaataaaagaaattaggGAATAGTAATATGCATGGTAACTATTGGTCTTCCTGTGACAGGCAGTAAAACCCTCGCCATAACGTTTGGCTGTGCGAAATGTCCAAATCACAGCCAcatccggtcagaatggggacaatGATCAAATGCCTGGCGTAAAGATAGTGCCACTCTCTTTGCACATTAAGAACACTTGCTTCAACTTTTGAGAGGTCTGTATGTGGCCTTTTGCAAGGCtaaatgtctgtccctatccagTATACCCTCGTTTTACCATGTTAATAGGATGTATATATACCTATGTATGATCGTTCAATCAATCATTACGTACGTAGACATACCAATCCTACACATGGCGGCGTTCCTGATGGAGATAAAATCCACAAATGGCTACGGACTCAAACCATTTATAAATTCACAATAGGTTCATTTGTTGAGATAGACATAACACCACATTGCCTTTGAATTTACTTAAGAGAAATGGTTGCGAGAGAGTTAGAAAAGGTTTAAACAGTCAATTCCAACATAAGTTTCAACTGTTCACATACACAAGAGGACCAATTATTTAATATGCTTTTAggaaaaataagtaaatatacaGTTCATAACATCATCCAAAggaaagtaaaactttattttaaagcCCATTGCATTTGGAGTGTAGGTAAATGTATGCTCTTTGGTTAGCTTTCTTGAAGTCCTCATtatgtaaggtatactaccctcctttcgaagtatcctagtcctacagacagacaAATTGATTATTTGTATgtctagtctactcttaaaggagaaAAGTTTacgacttcacggttcagctagaaAGCAAGGTTTCCAACGATAATATCCTTATCTACACattcaatgcaatcggctgtaatagATTCCTTCTATAACAGTGCGACAAAATAACTACATACATACAATAACATCGACGTTATagccagaaaaaaaaaatacacacaaatatacttttttcatctcatgaatgaataaataagtgctttatttttttgttaacttgAAGATTCCCGCGAAATCGCAGTACAATTGGGCAAGTGTGGAAACTATTAACTAAAGAGCTTCTTGAATTTCCAGGGCATTACGTCGACTGAGCATGTGCGAAAGCGTATAAGACACGGATCGATATGGGACTCcgaatttatatattttctctaaaattgacgttttctttggaaaaaaattgtttcaaaagGAAAATTTAGGAAGTGCagtgtatggtttcagaggaatCTTTTTACCTTTAGTGGTATAGATACACTGTTACAATTCAAAAAATGTACTCGTTGAACTGTTTTGTAGTTGTTAAAAGCTTTTGCAAGTGCAAATTGTAAATGCAACCTGCAATTAATTAAACAGTACTCtataactgtaaaaaaaatatataatcgatttaacttttaattaggTCTTTTGTCATGAACAAACAAATATCTCTAAAACCATCAGAAATAAAATCAGATTTCGTGTGAACCATATTTGTCAATGTTATCTAGAATGTCAAAAATCTATGTGAAATCGACACGATTAGAGCCGTTATAAAATGGAATTCAACATATAACTGATTTTATCAGATATTAAAGTGATCCATCAGAACATATTATAACGGCAACAAACGGATACTTGGAAAACTGAGGGTAGTAAAGGGACTGTTTGAATGATACTTGGGAAACTGAGGGTAGTAAAGGGACTGTTTGAATGGTACTTGGGAAACTGAGGGTAGTAAAGGGACTGTTTGAATGGTGCTTGGGAAACTGAGGGTAGTAAAGGGACTGTTTGAATGGTACTTGGGAAACTGAGGGTAGTAAAGGGACTGTTTGAATGGTACTTGGGAAACTGAGGGTAGTAAAGGGACTGTTTGAATGGTCTTTATTGATGTGATTTAATGATGGTGGATTtgaacccgaataatccagttgTTATATTTTGCTACTCTTCAGTGATGTCTCGCAAGTAGAAGGGATAGATTGTTGGGAGTGGCTGAattattcttgttttttaatgttttttcgaATAGTTAGAAAACATATTacagtaatttcttataatttaattctcaattccattttaaaccggagtaaatcatgaaaaaacattgatgaagtctcggtcacatgacaaaattatgtctataagctgataaacaaaacgacgtcagccaatcagaagacgcgttacatccaaaattaaattattagaatATGATGAGATTGAAAACAATGCCCTTAAACGAATGCAGTGAAGTAACGTCTAATGATTTGGTGCACCACGTGACAAATTATGCAAATAAACTTGATCACcgatatcaggattaaaatttgtTTCGTCTTCAGAAGACTCATCAATGACAATCGAATCATAAATGCAAAAAAGGTGCCAAATAAACTACGAtatcgaagttgaagagcaccaatctttcttttttttaatgtcagAAGTATTTACCAATATTGTGATAAAATGACAATGGGAAAATGTTTGAGAGATGAACGTGTGGCCATTACTTCTACGATAACAAGAGAGACAGCATTTCAATATCttatttttactgtaagatcgTAAACCAGAAGCAGACCTATATTACTATAGCTGCTCGCATCCGCTTGCATGAGCGGAAACAACCCCTCCCCTTTCCGTTTTTTCTTTAACTTTGTGAACATTTCATGGTATTCCGGGGTTAGAACATCTTTTCAAATTGACAGAACCCGCTTCTGACTGAGAACCATGACGTCTATACGAAATGAGTCGAAACTGTGAAACAAAGCCTTAAGAATTCTGAGCAATCCCATTTAATGATGCATGGTCAATATTTGTTCTGCTAATTAAAGTCACTTCATAGAAAGTCAATACAGACACATTCGTTAGCAAAACAGCCATCAATCGAAGACATTAAATgggaaaataatttaatttcttCTTGTTATAACCCTTTCAAAGGCCCTCCCTCGATTCCTGATGACAATTTAAACTAAATAATTATCAATATTAGAATCAAATCACTTCATTAGTGACATAACACCCAAATAAACAGAGCTAAATTGTCGATTTTACCGCCATTAAACAGTATCAAATCTATATACTCTATCAGAGATTGAAAACAAAAGAATAGATTTGATTGAAATTATAGAATACTAGAATAATTCTTATTAAGAAATAATTGTTAAATCAACCTTCAGAATACTtcctgtttttgttttgattgcttATACCAGCTAACGTGGATATCGTTTGTCTTCAATCATTTAAacgaaaataaaaagaaaatacgtAGGATATAATACTGCAGCTTGGAACTTGTTATCGttttaacactttaaaaaaaaaaaacattcacgcAGATTATGATGGGGTTTagttaaatttagtttaaacatattttatttgctcaaagcaaaaaaggatcagacacaagtaaAACATACTTATAAAGTCTTCTCCACAATACAATATAAATGACAATACAAATTGCACGCGAGCATGcatcatataatataaacaacataaatatTACTAAACTATACTGAAAATAGGAGAGGGAATGAGGAAAGAACGTCAGAGATTAGGATGATGATGTgtgttttacctatgttgataCTATACTACGAGGAATCGTTTTGATctctttataaaattgaatacTTGTTTAACAATTTGCACATTTTGATCATAGGAAAGAGTTTCTTTTCCAAAAACCAGTAGTTTTAAGTCCAAATCGCAGCCTTCGGGAAGCCAGTTGAGACCATTAAACAGAACAGCCCTTTCATTTAGCTAAAAAGgacaatcaaagaaaaaatggtgCATGTCCTCAATATCCAAACTACATTTACATGTTGGATCAGATATAATGTTAGCCTTAAACAAGTCACAGTTCAAGAAGGATGCCGAACATCTAAATTGGGttaatataaaattcaattttcttGGACCATATAAATAATTTTCAGATTGATTCTCAATGATGGTGGAAAGGGGGGGTAGGTATGGgcactagggacacattcttgtttattgttattttttgctGGTAATCGTAGCCAGTGCCTTATAAGTTGGAAAGAGTTTTACATTCTCCTGCTTAAATGTTAGACAGGCGATCTAGCGACGGCTATGTGCGACGTGGTTTTTCTAGAAAATCTGTTGATCAGTGTCagacgaataaaaaaaaaaaacacgttgaAAATGAGTGGTAATAAGTAACATGAAGTCACGTGGATTTTTATGGGACAaaatttcaatggtatttttaaacgCAATCTAAAATCTACAACCAGCAAGTTAAAAACAATTTATCAATTTCAGGAATAGTTTTAGCCCCctttttggaagatcaatgcatttgaatggggacatgtagttggaactcCCCTTTATCCTGGATTgagaaccccctttttaaaatggctacaTCCGCCCCTGTCATTAGACTCACTTTGGGATCTCTAACTGCAAGTTAACAAACATTTTATTAACAATTTCTTACAATTTCAGGAATAGTTTTAGCTGTAGGATTTGACGATATAGGTTCATTAGACAACAATCagaaaaataacaaacattttattatcaattttttacaatttcaggGATAGTTTTAGCTGTAGGATTTGATGATATAGGAGCATTAGACTCACTTTGGGATCTGTACCAGAGAGGAAAACTGAGTATGACGTTCCAGGACGTTATTGTCAATAGTACGGTATTAAAGAAGCTTAAAACGTCAAAGATAGTACTCAGATCTAAAATCTTGGAATCTGAATACAACAACTGTACAAACGAACTGTTAAGTAGAAAAATGAAAAGACTAGAAATAAAAACTAGAGGTAACTATCTTACTTTGACCTATTGTCGTTGTAGGGATATAAAACTAGTGTTAATTatcttactttgacctataattgtcatGTCAGGGATATTGATATATGTACCAAGTTTAAAAGTTCCGTTGGATTATATAttattacatttgaaaaaaatcttgcCAAGAGTTATGGTTATTGCACGTTTTAAATACCGTTTGATAATAtatcaaaacaaatgataaattatTCTTGAGTTTCCCATGACAAGAGTTATAGTACATTTTTGTTGTAATTGCAAAAGATTATTACTGCATTGTATAAATTTCTTCAATCATATTATAATGATTGTTCTTCCCTCCTCCTTTTTGCCCACTGCTTGACGGATCGTGTCCATACAGTAGAACTATTCCGATTTTGACCAAAGTAGTGAGGTAAACGATTATTTTGTCATAAAAAGTTACGATTTGATGTGTATGTTTGGTTTCCAgccattaaaaaagggggaggtgttccaaccatatgtccctattcaaatggaaAGATCGTACAAAAAAATGGGGGTACCAAACCCCCGCACCCTAAAGCCGCCACTGTATTCATTGTACACGGttgaaatcgaccttatgcaaatttacgtgaatatacatgtacattactcTGATTTATTTTTGAGCATTCATTTACGTCatacaataaaatgaaagatGAAGTTTTGTCCGTTTTGTAGCATTCGATTAACAATTCAACTTGAAAACAGTCCCAGACttgaatttgttttcaaaaccTTAATAGGTTAACAGATGCATTGATGTTGAtttgtaaaagtataaaaaaaagaagatgtggtatgattgccaattagacaactatccacaaaaagaccaaaatgacacagacattaacacctataggtcaccgtacggccttcaacaatgagcaaagcccataccacatagtgagctataaaaggccccgataaggtcgatttctatccaaCGCATCTCATTTTAAGACACAATATTAAACATGCATAAAAATCTGTACTATTGACTTTCCAGAAGTAGACAAGAAAATGGTGCAAAGATTGGCAGAACAACAAAGGTGTTTCACCGACAATGTGCAATCCCTGAAGGACACGGAGGAAAACATAGAATTATCGTTAGGAGAATTTGCTCTTACCATGAAACAGATACTACCACAAGGTGTACTCGAATTAAAAACTATACGAGAGTTcgaaacaaattacaaaatggcAAAAGGAACATCACGTGTCAAAAACACCAAAATTATTGACCAGTTCACAGACATGTTAGGGAAGTTACGAACCACATTCACGGAAGCGTTTACACAATTATATGTACCCTTACTACAAGTTCATTCCATTTGTGAAagcgaaaaacaaaaacaaattaaaagagaCATACGCAGGAAAATTAACATTGGACAAGAATTAATGAAACCGGAAGCTCCGCTCAAAATTGTGATTCATCCCGTCTGGGCAAGAAAGATACTTCCTCGGGAGCAGTCATTATTCCGTGGACTTGTGTGCGTACTTCCGCTTGCCATGGAAGCTCTCAAAGACATCGACTTCATTATTGATGAATATATTAAcgattttgtattttaatatgttTCTATTTCATGTCATTAGTCCGtccatataatataaaataataaaatgtaccaTCTAAAATGGACTCAAAACTTTGCCTTTAAGAATGCTCAAAGCGGAGACCATATACATCTCTCGAGCATCTGCATGGCTCTGTCTGTTTTCTGTCTTGGTTCATTCTTCAACAAGCTCGCTAGatatgtatacatacatgtaaatgtaatacGGGGGTTGTTCACTGTTGAAAGCTGTTTGGTGACCTATAAttatagtttctgtgtcatttggtctcttctgaagatttgtctcatttgcaatcataccatatatcagtcatttcaaaataaagtacaaattcgGAATCTgaacttttccaaaaaaaagttaaaataaatgcaaattaatttaaaaaaccaATAGCATattgatttgttaatatttttttaaaatatgcaatcttaccAATACctgagaaaattttattttaaaagtgtgtgCCAGCTTGTGTCAGATTTTGTCCATCCTGTTACTTTTTTTAACTGATAGCAAAATTgataatagaaaagaaaatatccAATGAAAAGTGTGGCTCACATTTCATAGCAGTGTTCATTTGAAATcacatttacatttatcatttatgtAGATTACCCAAAAAAAATCTGCAGATAGTCGGTACGTTCAGGAAAATCAtcacatttcttatttttcaaacactcttaaaaaaatattgtggagACAGTGGCATTGAAAATTTACTAGTATGTCCCTTTTCATTTATACTAACTGGAAACTTAGTCAATAGATCAGTTatgttgattgtaaaaattattttacacattttttggGGTAACAGGAACGAACAAAGGCAGTAACAGGGAGGACAAAGTGGTAACAGTAGAGACAAAACATAATTTGGGTcacgaaaataaataacaaaaattggATTTTGAATTTCATAGGGATACGAACGGGAGATATAAGTATCTAAACATTAGACACGAACCATGATTTATACGTGTATCAACCATGTCCgggtccaaaaaaaaaaaagaaagaaaaattggtaatggtgttttttgtttttttttcgttaagTATGAAGTAAGATTTGGTTGCCGCAAGTCGTAAAAATCAGTACATAAGATGACATGCCTTTCTGTGAACTACCGCTTTTAAGACCAAGTTCAGCATGTTGgttcttatttatttatcatattctCTTCCTGAATATGCCTTTAAGTGTCCACTGGAGGCTAACCAATCACCAGAACAACCACCCATCGTACCGTCTTAGAGAAGGTTGAAAATATAGGCGTAAAAAGCAAAACTAATTTCATATGTTTAAAAACATGAGGACAATTTAAAGAACACAACAATACAACTGAAcgaaaattcaaattattttttcttattgtcaatgattctgatatacatgtatctagtttCTGACACATTTTAACACTGTAGGCTTGTCATTAATTCTTGGATTTTTGGATCATCTCCATAAGTTCACGAAGAGGTTCTGATTTTATTTAGATTCGGAATGATAGCCAATATTCTGGAGCAGCGTCTCTCAATGATTTTGCTAAAGAAAAGCACGGAggcgtccaaaaaaaaggggggggggtatgtcattataaaacttataaaaatgaataatacacacaGATTTGCCGCTGGTGTGCGTATTTATATTTGGAATGGCAAATATATCAATGACCTGCAACTTTAAGAAGTCAAAAAATCAATGGGTAGAAATTCTTATATCAATTAATGGGTCGACCCATACGTACATGATGTGCACCTACTGTAGACTAAAATTGGTGTTCTAATATTTGTATCTCCTAATATCATCTCATTTAAGTATGATAGTGGTAGCTGTGAAATATCATATGTGACGGAGAAGGGATTTTCACATTGTTATTTTATGAATAGGGCAGGGGAGTTCAAACCACAACCGGAGGTATAATATACCCACATTTATATGTTGTAcacccccctcccctttttttttgaaataaaagaaattcttTTGTGTCATGAGTGTTGCTGTCGTCTCGCAAGGTTTATATCTCTATTTGCCTGTAACGAGAAAGTATCATGTCTCTAAGAAACCCGTACAAAAGTTGGCAAAATATGATAATGATAGTTTTACAACCCAAGCAGAAAAAAATAACACATCAAGGAACAAAATGAACCAAATTAGGTTCAGGTACTAAAGAAAACACTCAAGTACAAATCGCAAAGGGTAAAGCATTCAAAGAGTATTGAAAAGAAACAATGCGTATTCTATATGACACGCTTGAATAATAGCTGTACAGTAATATCGGCAACTGAATTCTAAATAATAGTTGCACAATTAATAATTTTGTCCATCCTGTTACCAGTCAAGGTAGCACTTGACTTGTTCTAGAAATACCtcaatacaaatgtacattttatgaATTAATATACCGTAC
This window contains:
- the LOC139497739 gene encoding uncharacterized protein, translated to MSKTNLTNKLADELHHRVVKSFPKRRVYVHSIDQTWAVDLIDMQPYSKQNKHYKYLLAVIDVFSKYGWLIPLKNKTGVTVSEAFKTLFKERKPIYIWSDKGSEFYNRQVKELLKDNNIKLYSTENEEKSSVVERWIGTMKQHMYKYFTANETFKYYDILDKLVKNYNNTVHSSIKMTLVEASKSKNELTVYKNLYPEKEEKIKKPKFKAGTRVRITKKKGEVGIYMTIYDAKAENPKSSGSERFYYMDLTDKLFDHVSSADIVKLREDLEKKGALHGAYIERFSRGIVLAVGFDDIGALDSLWDLYQRGKLSMTFQDVIVNSTVLKKLKTSKIVLRSKILESEYNNCTNELLSRKMKRLEIKTREVDKKMVQRLAEQQRCFTDNVQSLKDTEENIELSLGEFALTMKQILPQGVLELKTIREFETNYKMAKGTSRVKNTKIIDQFTDMLGKLRTTFTEAFTQLYVPLLQVHSICESEKQKQIKRDIRRKINIGQELMKPEAPLKIVIHPVWARKILPREQSLFRGLVCVLPLAMEALKDIDFIIDEYINDFVF